From the genome of Streptomyces sp. NBC_01341, one region includes:
- a CDS encoding C40 family peptidase, protein MNRRHCAAAAITLVCALALLTAPVQAMAAPVPEPTPTATAPTAGGKTLEEVRQEIDTLYRKAGAATDAYNLAEEQAEKQSGEIVRLTKSITEGRTKIAELKDRAGAQAREQYRSGGLPPGAQLVLSGDPYFFLDGINQARQGQQATKGMLTELEQAQEDLETYTQDANLNWEKLEAGRLKQAKAKKSINAQIAAAKKIESQLAKEEQARLLQLEKDAASTAQAAWLSSGALDDINREASASGKAALAFATAQIGKPYVWGAEGPGSYDCSGLTSQAWAAAKRPIPRTSQEQWRRLPRIPIHDMRPGDLIIYHSDASHVGMYVGDGSIVHAPRPGRNVTLAGAGSMQILGVVRPDK, encoded by the coding sequence GTGAACCGACGCCACTGTGCCGCTGCCGCGATCACTCTGGTCTGCGCACTGGCCCTGCTGACCGCGCCGGTCCAGGCCATGGCCGCCCCCGTACCCGAGCCCACGCCGACCGCCACGGCACCCACCGCCGGAGGGAAGACCCTCGAAGAGGTGCGGCAGGAGATCGACACCCTCTACCGCAAGGCCGGGGCGGCCACGGACGCGTACAACCTCGCCGAGGAGCAGGCCGAGAAGCAGTCCGGTGAGATCGTCCGGCTGACCAAGTCGATCACCGAAGGCCGGACGAAGATCGCCGAGCTGAAGGACAGGGCCGGAGCGCAGGCCCGCGAGCAGTACCGCAGCGGCGGACTCCCCCCGGGCGCGCAGCTCGTGCTGAGCGGCGACCCGTACTTCTTCCTGGACGGCATCAACCAGGCGAGGCAGGGCCAGCAGGCCACCAAGGGCATGCTCACCGAACTGGAGCAGGCCCAGGAGGACTTGGAGACGTACACCCAGGACGCGAACCTCAACTGGGAGAAGCTCGAAGCCGGTCGCCTCAAGCAGGCCAAGGCGAAGAAGAGCATCAACGCGCAGATAGCGGCCGCGAAGAAGATCGAGTCGCAGCTCGCGAAGGAGGAGCAGGCCAGGCTCCTCCAGCTGGAGAAGGACGCCGCGTCGACGGCGCAGGCGGCCTGGCTCTCCTCCGGCGCGCTCGACGACATCAACCGTGAGGCGAGCGCGAGCGGAAAGGCGGCGCTCGCCTTCGCCACCGCCCAGATCGGCAAGCCGTACGTATGGGGAGCCGAGGGCCCGGGATCGTACGACTGCTCGGGGCTGACCTCGCAGGCCTGGGCGGCGGCGAAGCGGCCGATCCCCCGGACGTCCCAGGAGCAGTGGCGCCGGCTGCCCCGCATTCCCATCCACGACATGCGCCCGGGCGACCTGATCATCTACCACAGCGACGCCAGCCACGTCGGGATGTACGTCGGCGACGGCTCGATCGTGCACGCCCCGCGGCCCGGCAGGAACGTCACGCTCGCGGGCGCCGGCTCGATGCAGATCCTCGGCGTGGTCCGCCCCGACAAGTAG
- a CDS encoding PP2C family protein-serine/threonine phosphatase, with product MPVPVPQQRAVPAAETTHGADLTLLVIEDDPAGTFTVPELSSTTGARIRVRTARNLTEAGRLLTDDVDCILLDLELESATLPVGAREGTGTQPDGLATLKHVLRIAPRHAVLALTAEDDAERAAEAVRVGAQDYLFRGELDGRLLSRAIRYAVERKRADIAQHQLTESRLRAQENARLERGLLPTPLLDGSDLAFAAHYRPGRSRALLGGDFYDTVRTPDGTVHAMIGDVCGHGPDEAALGVELRIAWRALTLAGLCGDALLSTMQQVLEHERQSEEIFATLCTVDIAPDGRRAGLCIAGHPAPLIARQGRAAHLLPYEDGGPALGLLPHARWPRRQVELGGSWSLMMYTDGLIEGRVGLERTQRLGQDGMVAMINGRLDQGLGGEALLEAAVTQVQELNGGELTDDVAVLLLERDEALIRRKGRSAVRSRPGTASPARAQRPPL from the coding sequence ATGCCCGTACCCGTACCGCAGCAACGTGCCGTTCCCGCTGCGGAGACCACTCACGGCGCCGACCTCACACTGCTGGTGATCGAGGACGACCCTGCGGGCACCTTCACCGTCCCCGAGCTGTCGTCGACCACCGGGGCACGGATCCGAGTCCGGACCGCCCGCAACCTCACCGAGGCCGGACGACTGCTCACGGACGACGTCGACTGCATCCTGCTCGACCTGGAGCTGGAGTCGGCGACACTGCCCGTCGGCGCACGCGAGGGCACCGGCACCCAGCCCGACGGGCTGGCCACGCTCAAGCACGTCCTGCGCATCGCACCGCGCCACGCCGTCCTCGCACTCACCGCGGAGGACGACGCGGAGCGGGCCGCCGAGGCCGTGCGCGTCGGCGCCCAGGACTACCTCTTCCGCGGCGAGCTCGACGGCCGCCTCCTCAGCCGCGCCATCCGGTACGCCGTCGAGCGCAAGCGGGCGGACATCGCGCAGCACCAGCTGACCGAGTCCCGGCTGCGGGCCCAGGAGAACGCCCGGCTGGAACGTGGACTGCTGCCCACCCCGCTTCTCGACGGCTCCGACCTCGCCTTCGCCGCCCATTACCGTCCGGGCCGCAGCCGCGCCCTGCTCGGCGGCGACTTCTACGACACGGTGCGCACCCCCGACGGCACGGTCCACGCGATGATCGGCGACGTCTGCGGACACGGCCCGGACGAGGCGGCGCTCGGCGTCGAACTGCGCATCGCCTGGCGTGCGCTGACCCTGGCCGGGCTCTGCGGCGACGCCCTGCTGTCCACGATGCAGCAGGTGCTGGAGCACGAGCGGCAGAGCGAGGAGATCTTCGCGACGCTCTGCACCGTCGACATCGCCCCCGACGGCCGCCGCGCCGGACTGTGCATCGCGGGCCACCCCGCGCCGCTGATCGCCCGCCAGGGCAGGGCGGCCCACCTGCTCCCCTACGAGGACGGCGGCCCCGCGCTCGGGCTGCTGCCGCACGCCCGCTGGCCTCGCCGGCAGGTCGAGCTCGGCGGCTCCTGGAGCCTCATGATGTACACCGACGGGCTGATCGAGGGCCGCGTCGGGCTCGAAAGGACCCAGCGGCTCGGCCAGGACGGCATGGTCGCGATGATCAACGGGCGGCTGGACCAGGGACTCGGCGGCGAGGCGCTGCTGGAGGCCGCCGTCACCCAGGTGCAGGAACTGAACGGCGGCGAGCTGACCGACGACGTGGCGGTCCTGCTGCTGGAACGCGACGAGGCCCTGATACGCCGGAAGGGCAGGAGCGCCGTGCGCTCCCGCCCCGGTACGGCTTCGCCCGCGCGCGCTCAGCGCCCGCCGTTGTAG
- a CDS encoding DUF2516 family protein, producing MLLEAFGSILQMLYLAMLVLAVVALVFAVTAREDAYRAADKQKKSFWLIILGITVFVNLVIPILFLQIAGVVASIVFMVDVRPAIKAVSGGGRRGGSSSDGPYGPYNGGR from the coding sequence GTGTTGCTCGAAGCATTCGGCTCGATCCTCCAGATGCTGTACCTGGCCATGCTCGTCCTGGCCGTGGTCGCGCTGGTCTTCGCGGTGACGGCGCGCGAGGACGCCTACCGCGCCGCGGACAAGCAGAAGAAGTCCTTCTGGCTGATCATCCTCGGGATCACCGTGTTCGTGAACCTGGTCATCCCGATCCTCTTCCTGCAGATCGCGGGCGTGGTCGCGTCCATCGTCTTCATGGTGGACGTGCGGCCGGCGATCAAGGCCGTGTCGGGCGGCGGCCGTCGCGGCGGTTCGAGCAGCGACGGGCCGTACGGTCCCTACAACGGCGGGCGCTGA
- a CDS encoding helix-turn-helix domain-containing protein, with protein sequence MASLNVGNLGEYLREQRRTAQLSLRQLADAAGVSNPYLSQIERGLRKPSAEVLQQVAKALRISAETLYVRAGILDEREREELETRAVILADPSINERQKNVLLQIYDSFRRENGFDVASDTDAGIHGAAAAESRIDAESGAGDATDAGTDDRGPRTAGGSDADPPLN encoded by the coding sequence ATGGCATCACTCAACGTCGGCAATCTCGGCGAGTACCTGCGTGAGCAGCGGCGTACCGCGCAGCTCTCCCTGCGGCAGCTCGCCGACGCCGCCGGAGTGTCCAATCCGTATCTCAGCCAGATCGAGCGAGGTCTGCGCAAGCCGAGTGCCGAGGTGCTGCAGCAGGTCGCCAAGGCCCTGCGGATCTCGGCCGAGACGCTGTACGTGCGGGCCGGGATCCTCGATGAGCGGGAGCGGGAGGAACTGGAGACGCGGGCGGTCATATTGGCCGATCCGTCGATCAACGAGCGGCAGAAGAACGTTCTTCTGCAGATCTACGACTCCTTCCGCCGAGAGAACGGATTCGATGTCGCGTCCGACACCGACGCCGGGATCCACGGTGCCGCCGCCGCGGAGAGCAGAATCGACGCGGAGAGCGGCGCCGGCGACGCGACCGACGCCGGCACGGACGACCGCGGCCCCCGCACGGCCGGCGGCAGTGATGCAGACCCACCCCTCAACTGA
- a CDS encoding HAD domain-containing protein, translating to MTGPHQRPLLFLDVDGPLIPFGATPQQLPRGYPRYRPASGRPSAGRNPLVARIDPALGPKLTALGCELVWATTWLDSANECVAPWLGLPALAVVEWPEDPADMISGLHWKTPPLVDRAAGRPFVWVDDEISAVDRAWVGRHHGGRALLQRVDPRIGLTDADFAAIRAWLRAGESRSGG from the coding sequence GTGACCGGTCCGCATCAGCGCCCTCTTCTCTTCCTCGACGTCGACGGCCCTCTCATCCCGTTCGGGGCGACGCCGCAGCAGCTCCCCCGGGGCTACCCGAGGTACCGCCCGGCCTCCGGCAGGCCGTCGGCGGGGAGGAATCCGCTGGTCGCCAGGATCGATCCGGCGCTGGGGCCGAAGCTGACGGCGCTGGGGTGCGAACTGGTGTGGGCGACGACGTGGCTGGACAGTGCGAACGAGTGCGTCGCGCCGTGGCTCGGGCTGCCGGCCCTCGCGGTGGTGGAGTGGCCGGAGGATCCGGCGGACATGATCAGCGGCCTGCACTGGAAGACGCCTCCCCTCGTCGACCGGGCCGCCGGGCGCCCCTTCGTCTGGGTGGACGACGAGATCTCCGCCGTCGACCGGGCGTGGGTGGGCCGCCATCACGGGGGCAGGGCGCTTCTCCAGCGGGTCGACCCTCGTATCGGCCTCACGGACGCGGACTTCGCGGCCATCCGGGCGTGGCTGCGCGCGGGGGAGAGCCGCTCGGGCGGATGA
- a CDS encoding DinB family protein: MTSPDAKADLHFYLQSARDALLWKLVGLSEYDARRPLTPTGTNLLGLVKHTASIELGYLGDTFGRPSGEAQPWVEPDAEPNADMWATPDESREQIVALYHRAWAHADATIEALALDTVGRVPWWPSHRAEVTLHHAVIRVIADTHRHAGHADIVRELLDGAVGMGEGNDSMAPGGPAYWEKHRDRLEHVAREADGKA, translated from the coding sequence ATGACCTCACCGGATGCCAAGGCCGACCTCCACTTCTACCTGCAGTCGGCGCGCGACGCGCTGCTGTGGAAACTCGTCGGCCTGTCGGAGTACGACGCCCGCCGCCCGCTGACGCCCACCGGGACCAACCTCCTGGGGCTGGTGAAACACACGGCGAGCATCGAACTGGGTTACCTGGGCGACACCTTCGGACGCCCATCCGGTGAAGCACAGCCCTGGGTCGAGCCGGACGCCGAGCCCAACGCGGACATGTGGGCCACCCCCGACGAGTCACGGGAACAGATCGTGGCGCTCTACCACCGGGCGTGGGCGCACGCCGACGCGACGATCGAGGCGCTCGCGCTGGACACGGTCGGCAGGGTGCCCTGGTGGCCGAGCCATCGTGCCGAAGTGACGCTGCATCATGCCGTGATCCGCGTGATCGCGGACACGCACCGGCACGCCGGGCACGCCGACATCGTCCGCGAGCTCCTGGACGGTGCGGTCGGAATGGGCGAGGGCAACGACAGCATGGCGCCGGGCGGCCCCGCCTACTGGGAGAAGCACCGGGACCGCCTGGAGCACGTCGCCCGGGAAGCCGACGGGAAGGCATAG
- a CDS encoding deoxyxylulose-5-phosphate synthase, whose translation MSHANTSYVCLPCRASYKRRYEPHHERVPHRPVCPRCAGALIHVGSAFAAPRRRDTAAWRTLAVLLHAGIRFHKSCCGGPGYRPRTLREVKERMVYAEATGEPFAHALVRAELPR comes from the coding sequence ATGTCCCACGCCAACACCTCGTACGTGTGCCTGCCGTGCCGCGCCTCGTACAAGCGTCGCTACGAGCCGCACCACGAGAGGGTCCCGCACCGGCCTGTGTGCCCCCGGTGCGCGGGTGCGCTGATCCACGTCGGGTCGGCGTTCGCCGCTCCGCGCCGCCGGGACACCGCTGCGTGGCGCACACTCGCGGTGTTGCTCCACGCGGGCATCCGCTTCCACAAGAGCTGTTGCGGCGGCCCCGGCTACCGGCCGCGCACCCTGCGCGAGGTGAAGGAGCGGATGGTGTACGCGGAAGCCACCGGTGAGCCGTTCGCGCACGCCCTGGTCAGGGCGGAGCTGCCCCGGTGA
- a CDS encoding TetR/AcrR family transcriptional regulator, whose protein sequence is MSTEQPGLRERKKRQTYQAVSDAAISMFLERGFDKVSVAEVAAAAEISKPTLFRYFPAKEDLVLHRFADHEDEPARVVSGRPAGTTPLDALRRHHLDGLERRDPVTGLCDVPAVLDFHRLLYGTPSLVARLYGYQSRSEVALARALDPATPVAARLAAGQIVAVLRILAEENWRRIDAGESAGQVYDDAVAAAGTAFAQLADGLGGPAPR, encoded by the coding sequence ATGAGCACGGAGCAGCCCGGACTGCGTGAGCGCAAGAAGCGGCAGACCTACCAGGCCGTCTCCGACGCGGCGATCTCGATGTTCCTCGAGCGCGGCTTCGACAAGGTCTCGGTCGCCGAGGTGGCCGCCGCGGCGGAGATCTCCAAGCCGACGCTGTTCCGCTACTTCCCGGCCAAGGAGGACTTGGTCCTGCACCGGTTCGCGGACCACGAGGACGAGCCGGCCCGCGTGGTCTCCGGCCGGCCGGCCGGCACGACCCCGCTGGACGCCCTGCGCCGCCACCACCTGGACGGCCTGGAGCGCCGCGACCCGGTGACCGGCCTGTGCGACGTCCCCGCCGTGCTGGACTTCCACCGGCTGCTGTACGGGACCCCGTCGCTCGTCGCCCGCCTCTACGGATACCAGAGCCGGTCCGAGGTGGCGCTCGCCCGTGCGCTCGACCCCGCGACCCCGGTTGCGGCGAGGCTCGCGGCGGGCCAGATCGTCGCCGTACTGCGCATCCTGGCCGAGGAGAACTGGCGGCGGATCGACGCGGGTGAGAGCGCCGGGCAGGTGTACGACGACGCGGTGGCGGCAGCCGGGACCGCCTTCGCGCAGCTGGCGGACGGCCTCGGCGGACCTGCGCCACGATGA
- a CDS encoding aminoglycoside phosphotransferase family protein — protein MTVDTTVDVRGVPTGREGAGGDATVIEGPFRGHYRETYVFALPDGPLRCKVHEPRSELFRFDRRCFLSEDRLLLDLRGRVSRIPGILVLDEHVLLQGFIEGRTLGRGTAGALSERHAAQLGRLFGELVALDTASIGAPRLCAPADHPGDGDSAAFLESLIDFTEHEVHGRHAGRFGSLLRELGVRDGALDGIRRRARGLTDRPFTLVHGDLHRLNFIVDGVGDLWTIDWELSMIGDPLYDLATHLHLMRYSARETARTARLWAAAVRAVRPECAKGWREDLDVLLAYKRAQSVYTDVIRGAIALEQPGAGPAWSRLPVTAHRVREVLERAREPLGLDAVPSLREVMAAYTRWLRGREAAGVTASVS, from the coding sequence GTGACGGTCGACACCACGGTGGACGTGCGCGGAGTCCCGACGGGCCGCGAGGGCGCGGGTGGTGACGCGACGGTGATCGAAGGGCCTTTCAGAGGCCACTACCGTGAGACGTACGTCTTCGCGCTGCCGGACGGGCCGCTGCGCTGCAAGGTGCACGAACCGCGCTCGGAGCTGTTCAGGTTCGACCGCAGGTGCTTCCTGTCCGAGGACCGGCTGCTCCTGGACCTGCGGGGCCGGGTGAGCCGGATACCGGGGATCCTGGTCCTCGACGAACACGTCCTCCTCCAGGGGTTCATCGAGGGGCGCACGCTCGGGCGCGGCACGGCGGGGGCCCTGTCGGAGCGGCACGCCGCACAGTTGGGCCGGCTCTTCGGTGAACTCGTGGCGCTGGACACCGCCTCCATCGGCGCGCCGCGGCTCTGTGCCCCGGCGGACCATCCGGGCGACGGTGACTCCGCGGCCTTCCTGGAGAGCCTGATCGACTTCACCGAGCACGAGGTCCACGGCCGGCACGCCGGCCGTTTCGGCTCGCTGCTGCGCGAACTCGGTGTGCGGGACGGTGCGCTGGACGGCATCAGACGCCGGGCACGGGGGCTGACGGACCGGCCCTTCACACTCGTCCACGGCGACCTGCACCGGCTGAACTTCATCGTGGACGGGGTTGGCGACCTCTGGACCATCGACTGGGAGCTGTCCATGATCGGTGATCCGCTCTACGACCTCGCCACGCACCTGCACCTGATGCGGTACTCCGCCCGGGAGACCGCGCGGACCGCCCGACTCTGGGCGGCGGCGGTGCGGGCCGTGCGCCCCGAGTGCGCGAAGGGCTGGCGCGAGGACCTGGACGTGCTCCTGGCGTACAAGCGCGCCCAGTCGGTCTACACCGATGTGATCCGCGGCGCCATCGCGCTGGAGCAGCCGGGTGCGGGACCCGCCTGGAGCAGGCTGCCGGTGACCGCGCACCGCGTGCGGGAGGTGCTGGAGCGGGCGCGGGAACCTCTCGGTCTCGACGCCGTCCCGTCGCTGCGCGAGGTCATGGCGGCCTACACGAGGTGGCTCCGGGGCCGGGAGGCGGCCGGCGTCACCGCGTCGGTGTCCTGA
- a CDS encoding HAD family hydrolase produces MSVRRAATPDGATASGPTALLAAAECVLFDFDGPLCDLFATRPATGVATRLAAELRRTGCDPEVAASGGGDPLALLQAVGAHYGAGERTVRAERCLAEEEIEAATGATPTEHALELIGALDAGGWRQAVTTNNSPAAVIRFFDRHESAALTGEHIHGRTPDLALLKPDPHCLLRALESTGCPDPAAAVMIGDSPADWLAARAVGVPFIGYAVNDRKRRALEEAGCRWAVRSLRGLVETARGRVPSSAPGMGQLTAGVRG; encoded by the coding sequence ATGAGTGTTCGGCGCGCTGCCACCCCTGACGGTGCCACGGCGTCCGGCCCCACCGCCCTGCTCGCGGCGGCGGAATGTGTCCTCTTCGACTTCGACGGCCCGCTGTGCGACCTGTTCGCCACCCGCCCGGCGACCGGGGTGGCGACGCGGCTGGCGGCAGAACTGCGCAGGACCGGCTGCGACCCGGAGGTCGCCGCGTCCGGCGGGGGCGACCCGCTGGCCCTGCTCCAGGCGGTCGGCGCGCACTACGGAGCCGGGGAGAGGACCGTGCGGGCCGAGCGCTGCCTCGCCGAGGAGGAGATCGAGGCGGCCACCGGTGCCACACCGACGGAGCACGCGCTGGAACTCATCGGAGCCCTGGACGCCGGCGGCTGGAGACAGGCGGTCACGACGAACAACTCACCCGCCGCGGTCATCCGTTTCTTCGACCGGCACGAGTCCGCGGCACTGACGGGCGAGCACATCCACGGACGCACGCCGGATCTCGCACTTCTCAAGCCCGATCCGCACTGCCTGCTCCGGGCCCTGGAGTCGACCGGCTGCCCGGACCCGGCGGCCGCCGTCATGATCGGGGATTCCCCCGCGGACTGGCTTGCGGCCAGGGCGGTCGGTGTACCGTTCATTGGCTATGCGGTGAACGACCGCAAGCGCCGTGCCCTCGAGGAAGCCGGGTGTCGGTGGGCGGTGCGTTCACTGCGGGGCCTCGTGGAAACGGCACGCGGGCGCGTGCCGTCGAGCGCGCCGGGAATGGGACAACTGACGGCCGGCGTCCGCGGGTAG
- a CDS encoding GntR family transcriptional regulator has translation MTSHGSAPRDTKFQYRWVADELRKEINSESRQPGERLPTQEDLATRFGVSRATVNQALSLLRKEELIVTRQGSGSFVASETGESRHVPRPTVHPEGDVWAVVSERVPPVLLKPYLVEAFEANVVRLDVFSMTTESLAARVVDQKDRIVAGEISPPRSVTARLLLPNTESPSLAIPRQVTGEDDPRVRARLGGILHSHVTMLRSALYELRRLKLVEEVDVQVRLVPFSPQMKLYILNNRVVLQGFYIPEEGTATLPDGEDVATYDAYGTGATLYPFRASADSTPEQAGVVRAARKFFDATWDNLATKAPF, from the coding sequence GTGACAAGTCATGGATCTGCCCCGCGTGACACCAAGTTCCAGTACAGGTGGGTCGCCGACGAGCTGCGCAAGGAGATCAACAGCGAGTCCCGTCAGCCGGGCGAGCGCCTGCCCACGCAGGAGGATTTGGCCACGCGCTTCGGTGTATCGCGGGCGACGGTCAATCAGGCCCTGTCCCTCCTGCGCAAGGAGGAGCTGATCGTGACCCGGCAGGGCAGCGGTTCCTTCGTGGCGTCGGAGACCGGGGAGAGCCGTCACGTGCCGAGGCCCACCGTTCACCCCGAGGGTGACGTGTGGGCCGTCGTGTCCGAACGCGTGCCGCCCGTGCTGCTCAAGCCGTACCTCGTGGAGGCGTTCGAGGCCAACGTCGTCCGGCTCGACGTCTTCTCGATGACGACGGAGTCCCTGGCCGCACGGGTCGTCGACCAGAAGGACCGGATCGTCGCCGGCGAGATCAGCCCGCCCCGCAGCGTCACCGCCCGTCTGCTCCTCCCGAACACCGAGTCGCCGTCGCTGGCGATCCCCCGGCAGGTGACCGGTGAGGACGACCCGCGGGTACGGGCCCGGCTCGGCGGAATCCTGCACAGCCACGTGACGATGCTGCGGTCCGCGCTCTACGAACTCCGCCGGCTCAAGCTGGTGGAGGAGGTCGACGTACAGGTGCGCCTCGTCCCCTTCTCGCCGCAGATGAAGTTGTACATCCTGAACAACCGGGTGGTGCTCCAGGGCTTCTACATCCCCGAGGAGGGCACCGCGACCCTGCCGGACGGGGAGGACGTCGCGACGTACGACGCCTACGGCACGGGGGCCACGCTGTATCCCTTCCGGGCCTCGGCCGACTCCACCCCCGAACAGGCCGGAGTGGTGCGGGCGGCGCGTAAGTTCTTCGACGCCACGTGGGACAACCTGGCCACGAAGGCGCCCTTCTGA
- a CDS encoding molybdopterin-dependent oxidoreductase — MDNFSPGFHGRTNRFEGRLPPGQYPTESFPVLSAGPTPKVLTETWDFGITTETGQRHYWDWDRMMALPQEDLTVDIHCVTRWSKFDTSWRGVSLDAFLEDVETSADFALVHSEGGYTTNLPLEDLTDGKAWLVHTFDGYDLSPEHGGPVRLLVPQHYLWKSAKWVKGISLTPQNEPGFWESVGYHDYGDPWREQRTWSD; from the coding sequence GTGGACAACTTCTCCCCGGGCTTTCACGGGCGTACGAACCGCTTCGAGGGGCGCCTGCCCCCGGGCCAGTACCCCACCGAGTCCTTCCCGGTCCTCTCCGCCGGACCGACCCCCAAGGTGCTCACGGAGACCTGGGACTTCGGCATCACCACGGAGACCGGACAGCGCCACTACTGGGACTGGGACCGGATGATGGCGCTGCCCCAGGAGGACCTGACCGTCGACATCCACTGCGTGACGCGGTGGTCGAAGTTCGACACCTCCTGGCGCGGGGTCTCCCTGGACGCCTTCCTCGAGGACGTGGAGACCTCCGCGGACTTCGCGCTGGTGCACAGCGAGGGCGGGTACACCACCAACCTGCCGCTGGAGGACCTGACGGACGGCAAGGCATGGCTCGTGCACACCTTCGACGGGTACGACCTGTCCCCCGAACACGGCGGCCCCGTGCGGCTGCTCGTGCCGCAGCACTACCTGTGGAAGTCCGCGAAGTGGGTCAAGGGCATCTCCCTCACGCCGCAGAACGAGCCAGGCTTCTGGGAATCGGTCGGCTACCACGACTACGGCGACCCCTGGCGCGAGCAGCGCACCTGGAGCGACTGA
- a CDS encoding ferredoxin reductase: MGSWRNARLVERAELTTTGRSLHFDVPHWPGHLAGQHVDVRLSADDGYQAVRSYSLAAPSKGTRIELGVQAAAGGEVSPYLAGDLPVGAEVEVKGPLGGWFVWRPEQEDPVLLVAGGCGIAPLMAMVRDHRDHSTAPMHLVYSVRDPAQVWYREELGAAQGLGTTVHLVHTRQAPPGSSRPPGRVGAHDLPPPAAAGAETLCFVCGPTGFVEHAAGLLVDAGHAPGRIRTERFG, encoded by the coding sequence ATGGGCTCCTGGAGGAACGCCCGGCTCGTCGAGCGCGCGGAGCTGACCACGACGGGCCGGTCACTGCACTTCGACGTGCCCCACTGGCCCGGCCACCTCGCCGGCCAGCACGTGGATGTCCGCCTGAGCGCGGACGACGGCTACCAGGCGGTACGCAGCTACTCGCTGGCCGCGCCGAGCAAGGGCACCCGTATCGAGCTGGGTGTGCAGGCCGCGGCGGGCGGCGAGGTGTCCCCCTATCTCGCCGGGGACCTGCCCGTGGGTGCCGAGGTGGAGGTCAAGGGGCCGCTCGGCGGCTGGTTCGTCTGGCGCCCCGAGCAGGAGGATCCCGTCCTGCTGGTCGCGGGCGGCTGCGGTATCGCCCCTCTGATGGCGATGGTCCGCGACCACCGGGACCACTCCACGGCCCCCATGCACCTGGTCTACTCGGTCCGCGACCCGGCCCAGGTCTGGTACCGCGAGGAGCTCGGCGCCGCACAGGGCCTGGGGACCACCGTCCACCTCGTCCACACCCGCCAGGCTCCGCCCGGCTCGTCCCGGCCGCCCGGCCGCGTGGGTGCCCACGACCTGCCGCCACCAGCGGCAGCCGGTGCCGAGACCCTGTGCTTCGTGTGCGGGCCGACCGGCTTCGTGGAGCACGCCGCCGGGCTGCTCGTCGACGCCGGACACGCACCCGGGCGCATCCGCACCGAGCGCTTCGGGTGA
- a CDS encoding DUF6510 family protein yields MNTPSPSYRDGNALAGPLSEIFTTDPTAAWRRCPDCGLTGSLAQLRVYGPEPGLTGRCPGCAAVALRLVEQPDHLWLQMGSGGGAFRFPRL; encoded by the coding sequence ATGAACACCCCCTCCCCCTCGTACCGCGACGGCAACGCCCTGGCGGGCCCGCTGTCGGAGATCTTCACGACGGACCCGACCGCCGCCTGGCGGCGCTGCCCCGACTGCGGGCTGACGGGCTCGCTGGCGCAGCTCCGCGTCTACGGCCCGGAACCGGGCCTGACCGGCCGGTGCCCGGGGTGCGCCGCCGTGGCCCTGCGCCTGGTCGAGCAGCCTGACCACCTCTGGCTGCAGATGGGGAGCGGCGGCGGGGCGTTCCGCTTCCCGCGCCTCTGA